A window of the Eubacterium sp. 1001713B170207_170306_E7 genome harbors these coding sequences:
- a CDS encoding RidA family protein, translating to MSKTAINAAKAPAAVGPYSHANAAGGTIYVSGQLGLDPETGALAEGVEAQAQTGFENLKTILTEAGVSFENVVKTTVFLTDMNDFAAVNAIYAKYFTGDYPARSCVQVAALPKGASFEIEAIAVK from the coding sequence ATGAGTAAAACAGCTATAAACGCAGCAAAAGCGCCGGCAGCGGTCGGCCCATATTCACATGCCAATGCCGCGGGCGGCACTATTTATGTTTCTGGACAGCTGGGGCTGGACCCAGAAACAGGAGCTCTGGCAGAAGGAGTGGAAGCACAGGCCCAAACCGGTTTTGAGAATTTAAAAACCATCCTGACCGAGGCGGGTGTCTCTTTTGAAAACGTTGTGAAAACAACCGTCTTTTTAACAGACATGAATGACTTTGCTGCTGTTAATGCTATTTACGCTAAATACTTTACAGGAGATTACCCGGCGCGTTCCTGTGTCCAGGTTGCAGCATTGCCAAAGGGTGCTTCGTTTGAAATCGAAGCCATTGCAGTGAAATAA
- a CDS encoding nucleobase:cation symporter-2 family protein: MKNDKDNVIYQLKGMPKIKEAIPLALQHVAAMIVGCVTPAIIVAGTGGLSPADTRILIQAALIISGIATLIQLFPPFRKVGSGLPVIMGVSFAYLPTMIGIVSDYNIATILGSQVIGGVVGILIGIFIKKLRKLFPPVVTGTVVFTIGLSLYPTAIKYMAGGAGSESFGSPMNWIIAMITLVLVIFFNNFTKGFARLASILLSMIIGYIIALFCGMIDFGTVQEASWFMLPSVGHFGYEFHLPAIISMSILFVVNSVESIGQFSALSVGAMDREPTTDELSRGLMGNGVSSIIGSIFGGLPTSTFGQNVGIVVTNRVINRVVIGFAAGFIVLAGLFPKFSALMMTIPYCVLGGATISVFATITMTGVKLFMQSELTQRNATIVGLSVALGIGISQVPGAMEQLPAWIDSLFGESAVVVSTLSAILLNLILPKNTPFETEDL; the protein is encoded by the coding sequence ATGAAAAACGATAAAGATAATGTCATTTATCAGCTTAAGGGAATGCCGAAAATAAAAGAAGCGATCCCGTTGGCACTGCAGCATGTTGCAGCAATGATTGTCGGCTGTGTCACTCCAGCCATTATTGTAGCCGGGACCGGCGGTTTGTCGCCGGCAGATACCCGGATTCTTATTCAGGCGGCGCTGATCATTTCAGGTATCGCCACGCTTATTCAGCTGTTTCCCCCTTTCAGAAAGGTAGGCTCCGGCCTCCCGGTGATTATGGGGGTCAGCTTTGCCTATCTGCCAACCATGATCGGTATCGTCAGCGATTATAATATCGCCACCATACTTGGATCGCAGGTTATTGGCGGTGTTGTGGGGATCCTGATCGGTATTTTCATTAAAAAGCTGCGAAAGCTTTTCCCCCCAGTTGTCACCGGGACCGTGGTTTTCACCATTGGTCTGTCACTCTACCCGACGGCCATTAAATATATGGCCGGTGGAGCGGGCAGCGAGAGCTTTGGCTCGCCAATGAACTGGATCATTGCCATGATCACCCTGGTACTGGTTATTTTCTTTAATAACTTTACTAAGGGCTTTGCCCGTCTGGCGTCCATACTTTTGTCGATGATCATTGGCTATATCATCGCGCTTTTCTGCGGAATGATTGATTTCGGGACCGTGCAGGAGGCCAGCTGGTTTATGCTTCCGTCGGTGGGACATTTTGGTTATGAGTTCCATCTCCCTGCCATTATCTCCATGTCGATTCTGTTTGTGGTCAACTCGGTGGAATCCATCGGTCAGTTTTCCGCGCTCAGCGTGGGGGCCATGGACCGTGAGCCCACAACCGACGAGCTGTCAAGAGGACTGATGGGGAACGGCGTTTCCAGTATTATCGGCTCGATTTTCGGCGGTCTTCCCACATCTACCTTTGGGCAGAACGTAGGGATTGTGGTAACGAACCGGGTCATTAACCGTGTGGTCATTGGATTTGCCGCCGGCTTTATTGTACTGGCCGGTCTCTTTCCAAAATTTTCGGCTCTGATGATGACCATCCCATACTGTGTACTGGGCGGCGCGACCATTTCAGTTTTTGCCACCATTACCATGACCGGGGTTAAGCTTTTTATGCAAAGCGAGTTGACTCAGCGAAACGCGACCATTGTCGGCCTGTCGGTGGCTCTGGGGATTGGTATCTCTCAGGTTCCAGGCGCGATGGAGCAGCTCCCGGCCTGGATTGACAGCCTCTTTGGAGAATCGGCGGTGGTGGTTTCAACCCTGTCTGCAATCCTTTTAAACTTAATTTTACCAAAGAATACTCCTTTTGAAACGGAAGATCTTTAA
- a CDS encoding PAS domain-containing protein has translation MAKDLETYKILVDFLADYLGENTEVVLHDLSDCQSSVVAIRNGDISGRDLGAPVTDYGLKLIKNEAYKEAPYRVNYRGLSPRGNIIRSATYFIKDDDDELIGLLCLNMDCQKFAEARDILESLITVEPLRKDEESEESFNINVKELVINNMSRVLPSNHGDLRKMGKQEKIEVVERLQGLGTFMVKGTIWHVADMLGVSVPTVYRYLATIKKENE, from the coding sequence ATGGCAAAAGATCTTGAAACCTACAAAATATTGGTAGATTTTTTAGCAGATTATTTAGGAGAGAACACAGAGGTTGTACTGCATGACCTGTCAGACTGTCAATCATCTGTTGTAGCAATCCGCAATGGCGACATCAGCGGGCGGGATTTGGGGGCACCGGTCACGGATTATGGCCTTAAGCTCATTAAAAATGAAGCTTACAAAGAAGCCCCGTACCGCGTGAATTACCGGGGACTGTCTCCGAGAGGCAACATCATACGTTCAGCAACGTATTTCATTAAGGATGATGACGATGAGCTTATTGGTCTGCTCTGTCTGAATATGGACTGTCAGAAATTTGCTGAGGCCCGGGATATCCTGGAATCACTCATCACCGTTGAGCCGCTTAGAAAGGACGAGGAGTCGGAAGAAAGCTTCAACATCAACGTCAAGGAGCTGGTCATCAATAATATGAGCCGCGTCCTGCCCAGTAATCACGGCGACCTCAGAAAAATGGGCAAACAGGAAAAAATTGAAGTGGTTGAAAGACTTCAGGGCCTTGGAACCTTTATGGTTAAAGGCACCATCTGGCATGTGGCGGATATGCTCGGCGTATCCGTACCGACGGTTTACCGTTACCTGGCAACCATTAAGAAGGAAAATGAATAA
- the yqeC gene encoding selenium cofactor biosynthesis protein YqeC, which produces MNKKLCVQNENIKLSALFGIEQPDFITVTGGGGKTTLLTCLGRELKDRGSTLLTTTTKMRYPDAFDGEVIITASPTELLSRLKGRDSGLYYYAERCIEEHKVKGPAPGVLDRIFKELKDWIFLNEGDGAGGKPYKIYREWEPVIPKSTTRLIHVIGCELLGAPMTSGNIHRCPETLRGKGFDLDWFRKSMEWFAGEKLKNLDIPRFLLVNKADNGNRKKAEQLCNAAEPYFDACIAASLRERIWYQC; this is translated from the coding sequence ATGAATAAAAAACTTTGTGTGCAGAATGAGAACATTAAACTGTCAGCGCTGTTCGGTATCGAACAGCCTGACTTTATTACCGTCACCGGCGGCGGCGGAAAAACAACACTGCTTACATGTCTTGGCCGTGAGCTTAAGGACAGGGGCAGCACCCTTTTAACCACCACCACAAAGATGCGCTATCCAGACGCCTTTGATGGCGAGGTGATCATAACAGCGTCGCCAACAGAGCTTTTAAGCCGTCTGAAAGGGCGGGACAGCGGTCTGTACTATTACGCAGAGCGCTGCATTGAGGAGCACAAGGTAAAGGGCCCGGCACCCGGGGTGTTGGATCGTATTTTTAAAGAGCTGAAGGACTGGATCTTTCTGAATGAGGGAGACGGAGCCGGAGGAAAGCCCTATAAAATATATAGGGAGTGGGAACCTGTTATCCCCAAAAGCACCACCAGGCTGATTCATGTGATTGGCTGCGAGCTTTTAGGTGCGCCCATGACCAGCGGGAATATACACCGCTGTCCTGAGACCTTAAGGGGAAAAGGCTTTGACCTTGACTGGTTTAGAAAAAGCATGGAGTGGTTTGCGGGCGAGAAGCTGAAAAACCTGGACATTCCCAGATTTCTGCTCGTTAACAAAGCGGACAACGGGAACAGAAAAAAAGCGGAGCAGCTCTGTAATGCGGCTGAACCCTATTTTGACGCCTGTATTGCTGCATCTTTGCGTGAAAGGATCTGGTATCAATGTTAG
- a CDS encoding nucleotidyltransferase family protein, producing MLGAVVLGAGLSRRMGSEKLLLPIGGKKILEKTVEAVAEGFKDVIVIVTRKAILDGIEMQRAPVYLINDRPELGQATSLKIAVAYLDTHYPECQGVLVFLGDQPLISQRLVEEIVRVVTKNPESIVMPEYQGRRGHPIAFGKRWFKALLAVSGDTGGRQIIEAHPEALIKIPGDRTCVMDADTPEDYRRLLEYYEGEWSEYENL from the coding sequence ATGTTAGGAGCGGTGGTTCTTGGTGCAGGACTGTCACGCCGTATGGGCAGTGAAAAGCTTCTTCTTCCCATCGGCGGGAAAAAAATCCTGGAAAAAACAGTTGAGGCTGTGGCAGAAGGCTTTAAGGATGTAATCGTTATTGTAACCCGAAAGGCCATTCTTGACGGTATTGAAATGCAGCGCGCTCCCGTTTATTTAATCAATGATCGGCCAGAGCTTGGGCAGGCGACTTCTTTAAAAATAGCAGTCGCTTACCTTGACACGCATTATCCTGAATGCCAGGGGGTTCTGGTGTTTCTTGGCGATCAGCCGCTCATCAGCCAAAGGCTGGTCGAAGAAATCGTCCGGGTGGTCACGAAAAACCCAGAGAGCATTGTAATGCCGGAATATCAAGGCCGGAGAGGGCATCCCATAGCCTTTGGGAAGCGTTGGTTTAAAGCGCTTCTGGCTGTTTCGGGTGACACGGGAGGGCGGCAGATTATCGAGGCCCACCCCGAGGCTCTGATAAAAATCCCGGGAGACAGAACCTGTGTTATGGACGCTGATACCCCCGAGGACTACCGGCGTTTGCTTGAGTATTATGAAGGAGAATGGTCTGAATATGAAAATCTGTGA
- the yqeB gene encoding selenium-dependent molybdenum cofactor biosynthesis protein YqeB, protein MKICETVIVRGAGDIATGTIYRLYQAGFRVIALDIEAPTVIRRTVAFAQAIQDGVAAVEGVTARRCESIEAVCRCLKSSEVPVCVDPKGDMIRMVRPDAVVDAILAKKNLGTTRDMAKAVIGLGPGFTAGEDVDAVIETNRGHHLGRILYEGTAAENTGVPGNIGGYTHERVIHAPESGTIRLCHDIGDLVKKDECIAFVGETPVLSRLDGVLRGMIADGTKVKKGLKMADVDPRGDKAYCDTISDKARNISGGVLEAVIHLLKEQA, encoded by the coding sequence ATGAAAATCTGTGAAACGGTTATTGTGCGGGGTGCCGGAGATATCGCCACCGGTACCATATACCGGCTGTATCAGGCGGGCTTCAGGGTGATCGCCCTGGACATTGAAGCCCCTACGGTTATACGGCGTACAGTCGCCTTTGCCCAGGCCATTCAGGATGGCGTGGCAGCTGTGGAGGGTGTGACGGCAAGGCGCTGTGAGTCCATTGAGGCGGTGTGCCGATGCCTGAAAAGCAGTGAGGTCCCGGTCTGTGTTGATCCAAAAGGGGATATGATCCGTATGGTTCGTCCGGACGCGGTGGTTGACGCAATCCTCGCCAAGAAAAATCTGGGAACCACCCGGGATATGGCAAAAGCCGTGATCGGTCTGGGACCAGGCTTTACAGCAGGAGAGGATGTGGATGCTGTGATCGAAACCAACCGGGGACACCATCTTGGAAGAATCCTGTATGAAGGAACCGCGGCAGAAAACACCGGCGTTCCCGGAAATATTGGAGGCTATACACACGAGCGGGTAATCCATGCCCCGGAGTCCGGAACAATCCGCCTGTGTCATGATATTGGCGATTTGGTAAAAAAAGATGAATGTATTGCCTTTGTTGGTGAAACGCCGGTTTTATCCAGGCTAGACGGGGTGCTGCGCGGTATGATCGCAGACGGCACGAAGGTTAAAAAGGGGTTGAAAATGGCCGACGTGGACCCACGGGGCGATAAGGCCTATTGCGATACAATTTCTGATAAGGCCCGCAATATCAGCGGCGGGGTACTGGAGGCTGTGATACATTTACTGAAGGAGCAGGCATGA
- a CDS encoding BadF/BadG/BcrA/BcrD ATPase family protein, giving the protein MENLDGFVRGANPVTISSMCTVFAESEIISLLAKDVSRKDIALGVIHAIAKRTANFAGRLPLAGKVFFSGGLSRSEVFKEVLEAYLGQPVVTHPMSQYAGAVGAALIGQQK; this is encoded by the coding sequence ATCGAAAATCTCGACGGTTTTGTGCGGGGTGCCAACCCCGTGACCATTTCCAGTATGTGCACGGTTTTTGCAGAGAGTGAGATCATCAGCCTTTTGGCAAAGGATGTATCCAGAAAAGACATCGCGCTGGGCGTTATCCACGCCATTGCCAAGCGGACTGCGAATTTTGCCGGACGGCTGCCTTTGGCCGGCAAAGTCTTTTTCAGCGGCGGGCTTTCCAGGTCGGAGGTGTTCAAAGAGGTGCTTGAAGCTTATCTGGGGCAGCCGGTTGTTACGCACCCCATGTCCCAGTATGCAGGGGCGGTCGGTGCCGCGTTGATCGGGCAGCAGAAGTGA
- a CDS encoding aminotransferase class V-fold PLP-dependent enzyme produces MKRIYFDNASTSWPKAPDVASEMAGYLENTGCNVGRGSYGRAYEVSRKVYETREKLRCLFDAEDNKNVIFTANVTQAINMVLKGFLKPGDHVLISGLEHNAVVRPLEHLRKMGASYDVIPCDALGNLKTECIESRIKPETRAVVMTHGSNVSGGMLPIEAVGKLCAGHGLYFIVDTAQTAGLHGISMKKANISALCFTGHKGLMGPQGIGGFLVTDELAEQMIPLLDGGTGSASDRLDMPDFLPDRFEAGTLNLPGIYGLSSALDYLDSVDKEALLRLEEQLTGVFIRGVEAIGGLRLIGSTDPQNRCALVSVDCREKDNAQAALELDRDYGIMVRVGMHCAPLAHRTLGTYPQGTLRFSFSHFNTLDEVARALEALQEITTA; encoded by the coding sequence ATGAAGCGTATCTATTTTGACAATGCCAGTACCAGCTGGCCAAAGGCGCCGGACGTGGCGTCTGAGATGGCCGGCTATCTGGAGAATACCGGCTGTAACGTGGGACGGGGCAGCTATGGCCGTGCCTACGAGGTTTCCAGAAAGGTCTACGAAACCCGCGAAAAGCTGCGCTGCCTGTTTGACGCCGAGGATAATAAAAACGTTATTTTTACAGCCAATGTAACACAGGCCATCAATATGGTGCTCAAGGGCTTTCTAAAGCCGGGAGATCATGTGCTCATTTCCGGGCTGGAGCATAACGCTGTGGTGAGACCGCTAGAGCATCTCAGGAAAATGGGCGCCTCTTATGATGTGATTCCCTGCGATGCTTTGGGTAATCTAAAAACAGAGTGTATTGAAAGCCGTATAAAACCGGAGACCAGGGCAGTGGTCATGACGCATGGCTCCAATGTAAGCGGCGGCATGCTGCCCATTGAGGCCGTTGGGAAGTTGTGCGCAGGCCACGGCCTTTATTTTATCGTGGACACGGCCCAGACCGCCGGACTGCACGGGATCAGCATGAAAAAGGCCAATATCAGCGCCCTGTGCTTTACCGGGCATAAAGGGCTGATGGGTCCACAGGGGATCGGGGGCTTTCTGGTAACCGACGAGCTGGCAGAGCAGATGATTCCCCTTCTGGACGGCGGCACCGGCAGCGCGTCGGACCGGCTGGACATGCCGGACTTTTTACCGGATCGCTTTGAGGCTGGAACCCTGAACCTTCCGGGGATTTATGGACTCAGCAGCGCCCTGGATTACCTGGACAGCGTGGATAAAGAGGCGCTGCTCAGGCTTGAGGAGCAGCTGACCGGCGTTTTTATCCGCGGGGTCGAAGCCATCGGTGGCCTGCGCCTTATCGGAAGTACAGACCCCCAAAACCGCTGCGCCCTGGTGTCAGTCGATTGCCGGGAAAAGGACAACGCCCAGGCCGCCCTTGAGCTGGACCGGGATTACGGGATTATGGTCAGGGTTGGAATGCACTGCGCCCCGCTTGCGCACAGGACCCTGGGGACCTACCCGCAGGGAACCCTGCGTTTTTCCTTCAGCCATTTTAATACACTGGACGAGGTGGCCCGCGCTTTGGAGGCCCTTCAAGAAATAACAACAGCATGA
- the selD gene encoding selenide, water dikinase SelD, whose product MPENKPRRLTEMVRNCGCAAKLGPGALSKVLKTLELKGCDSLIIGLENSDDAAAYRINDQQILLQTLDFFPPIVDDPYLFGQIAATNALSDIYAMGGKPLTAMNIVCFPEEEDKAILSEILRGGADKVQEAGAVLVGGHSVDDPEPKYGLSVTGITDCLHLRGNCHGREGDKLILTKPIGTGIIVSAVKGGIATDESREAAVLSMTSLNKTACEVMSLYDGVHGCTDVTGFSLGGHGIEMAKASHLTMELEASAVPLMPGVPELAGMGIVPGGTYRNREYFGPDYRASVSGLMEDIIFDPQTSGGLLISVAPSEAENLLKTLRVELKTDCALVGQLVDRQDKALIIR is encoded by the coding sequence ATGCCAGAAAATAAACCGAGACGCCTGACCGAAATGGTCAGAAATTGTGGATGTGCGGCGAAGCTGGGACCCGGCGCTTTGTCAAAGGTCCTTAAAACACTGGAGCTCAAAGGCTGTGACAGCCTGATCATCGGATTGGAAAATTCGGACGATGCCGCGGCTTACCGGATTAATGATCAGCAGATTTTACTCCAGACACTGGATTTTTTCCCGCCCATCGTGGATGACCCTTACCTTTTTGGCCAAATCGCTGCCACCAATGCCCTGAGTGACATTTACGCCATGGGCGGCAAGCCGCTAACAGCGATGAACATTGTCTGCTTTCCGGAAGAGGAGGATAAGGCCATTTTATCCGAAATTTTGAGAGGCGGCGCTGATAAGGTGCAGGAGGCCGGCGCGGTTCTGGTCGGCGGGCACTCAGTCGATGATCCTGAGCCCAAATACGGCCTGTCTGTGACCGGAATCACGGACTGCCTGCACCTTCGGGGGAACTGCCATGGACGGGAGGGCGATAAGCTCATCCTGACCAAGCCGATTGGCACTGGGATCATTGTATCCGCTGTCAAGGGCGGGATCGCAACGGACGAATCGCGCGAAGCGGCTGTGCTGTCCATGACTAGCCTGAATAAGACCGCCTGTGAGGTGATGAGCTTATATGACGGGGTGCACGGCTGTACGGATGTTACGGGCTTTAGCCTGGGCGGACACGGTATCGAGATGGCTAAGGCCAGCCACCTGACTATGGAGCTTGAGGCTTCGGCGGTCCCGCTTATGCCTGGCGTCCCTGAGCTGGCTGGGATGGGCATTGTGCCCGGCGGCACTTATCGGAACAGGGAATATTTTGGACCGGATTACAGGGCGTCGGTGAGCGGTCTGATGGAGGATATTATTTTTGACCCCCAGACCTCCGGCGGGCTGCTGATCAGCGTTGCGCCCTCTGAGGCTGAGAATCTTTTAAAAACACTGAGGGTGGAGCTTAAAACCGACTGCGCACTGGTGGGGCAGCTGGTGGACAGGCAGGATAAAGCGCTGATCATAAGATAA
- the yedF gene encoding sulfurtransferase-like selenium metabolism protein YedF yields the protein MTKIINARGKACPMPVIMAKKEIETNHDSFIITVDNAIAVENLKKLAASQGYDAVVSGSGEQFEVRFVTDGREIPAAEINATPDGRLPEGGTGNWVVFMGKDTIGGGDYELGNALAKMFFYTLSQAGDVPESILFMNSGVKLPALDGQVAEHLQALEERGVRILVCGTCLDYYKLKDDLKIGEISNMYDITEKMLAASKVITL from the coding sequence ATGACTAAAATCATTAATGCCAGGGGCAAGGCCTGCCCCATGCCGGTCATTATGGCTAAAAAGGAAATCGAAACAAATCATGACAGCTTCATCATCACGGTCGATAACGCCATCGCGGTCGAAAACCTGAAAAAACTGGCTGCCAGCCAGGGCTACGACGCTGTGGTAAGCGGGAGCGGCGAGCAGTTTGAGGTCCGGTTTGTGACGGATGGCCGTGAAATACCAGCGGCAGAGATAAACGCCACGCCAGATGGCCGCCTCCCCGAAGGGGGAACCGGCAACTGGGTCGTTTTTATGGGAAAGGACACCATCGGCGGGGGAGATTATGAGCTGGGGAACGCTTTGGCGAAAATGTTCTTTTACACCCTTTCCCAGGCCGGTGATGTGCCGGAGAGCATTCTGTTTATGAACAGCGGGGTTAAGCTGCCGGCTCTGGACGGGCAGGTGGCCGAGCATTTACAGGCGCTGGAGGAACGGGGCGTCAGGATACTGGTCTGCGGAACCTGCCTGGACTACTATAAGCTTAAGGACGACCTGAAGATCGGCGAAATCAGCAATATGTATGACATTACAGAAAAAATGCTTGCCGCTTCAAAGGTCATTACCCTGTAA
- a CDS encoding DUF3343 domain-containing protein, translating into MKRQMDCLLTFANTHAAMTAEGILKGVFNIRIVPTLREISAGCGISISIEAADVENVLKQLASANFDEGLMEVYAVYYNDGKACPEPMNLK; encoded by the coding sequence ATGAAAAGACAGATGGATTGTCTGCTGACTTTTGCCAATACCCACGCGGCCATGACCGCTGAAGGGATATTGAAAGGCGTTTTTAACATTAGAATTGTTCCCACGTTAAGGGAGATTTCAGCGGGGTGCGGCATTTCCATAAGCATTGAAGCGGCGGATGTGGAAAACGTCTTAAAACAGCTGGCATCCGCCAATTTTGACGAAGGGCTGATGGAAGTCTATGCCGTTTATTATAATGACGGTAAGGCCTGTCCGGAGCCCATGAATCTGAAATAA
- a CDS encoding molybdopterin-binding protein, with protein sequence MESVKTTEAVGLILCHDMTQIIKDTFKGPRFRKGHVIREEDIPVLLSMGKEHVYIWKNDPGLVHENAGAEVLYQLCAGEHMHPSEVKEGKIEVIAAIDGLLKVDRAKLNALNALGELMIATRHGNFPVKKGDKLAGTRIIPLAIPRDKLNRAAALGNGKPVLELLPFQKKKAAVINTGSELYAGRIKDAFGPVIRDKLAEYGVEVTEQVILPDDEALVSEKINTFIEKGAEMVICTGGMSVDPDDITPSAIQKTGAAVVSYGAPVLPGAMFLLAYQGEIPIMGLPGCVMYAKRTVFDLVLPRILTGERLAPEDLFTLGEGGLCLNCETCTYPNCGFGK encoded by the coding sequence ATGGAAAGTGTAAAAACAACAGAGGCAGTGGGCCTGATTTTATGCCATGATATGACACAAATCATAAAGGATACGTTTAAGGGGCCCCGGTTCCGCAAGGGACATGTGATTCGGGAAGAGGATATTCCCGTGCTTTTGTCCATGGGCAAGGAGCACGTCTACATCTGGAAAAATGACCCCGGACTGGTCCATGAAAATGCCGGAGCGGAGGTGCTGTACCAGCTGTGCGCGGGTGAGCACATGCACCCCTCAGAGGTAAAGGAAGGAAAAATTGAGGTGATCGCAGCGATTGACGGCCTGCTGAAGGTAGACCGTGCCAAGCTGAATGCGCTCAATGCGCTGGGAGAGCTGATGATTGCCACCCGGCACGGTAATTTTCCGGTAAAAAAGGGCGATAAGCTGGCGGGAACCCGGATTATCCCCCTGGCCATTCCCCGGGATAAGCTGAACCGTGCCGCCGCTCTGGGAAATGGAAAGCCCGTTCTCGAGCTGCTGCCCTTTCAGAAAAAGAAGGCGGCTGTCATCAATACTGGCAGCGAGCTTTACGCGGGACGGATTAAAGATGCTTTTGGCCCTGTCATCAGGGACAAGCTGGCAGAATACGGTGTTGAGGTAACCGAACAGGTGATTCTTCCAGATGACGAGGCGCTGGTTTCAGAAAAAATCAACACGTTTATTGAAAAAGGGGCAGAGATGGTGATCTGTACCGGCGGTATGAGCGTGGACCCGGACGATATTACGCCCAGCGCCATTCAAAAGACCGGCGCAGCGGTGGTCAGCTACGGCGCGCCGGTACTGCCTGGAGCCATGTTTTTACTGGCCTATCAGGGAGAAATACCCATTATGGGCCTGCCGGGCTGTGTGATGTACGCTAAAAGAACTGTGTTCGACCTGGTACTCCCAAGGATACTGACAGGTGAAAGACTGGCGCCGGAGGATTTGTTCACCCTGGGCGAGGGCGGCCTGTGCCTGAACTGTGAAACCTGCACCTATCCGAACTGCGGTTTTGGAAAGTAG
- a CDS encoding XdhC/CoxI family protein, with protein sequence MKDLYKALKLAKERGEPLAVVTIIDFHGSAPRGTGARMIVCKDGSTTGTVGGGAIEYDAQQEAQKLFETQASFIKEYILRPNEAADLGMVCGGNAALYFQYFSPGNPQTEKLIEELGRALEAGGDFWLLTCWEDPAVFEVMVTDQKAKEDGFGDEAFTEQSRLLQKNKTCIFSQPLRQNGRVYVFGGGHIAKELVPVLSRLDFRCVVIDDREAFANKEAFPEAEAVFVSDFKAIRTFLEIGPSDYVVIMTRGHQNDYLVEAQVLKTEARYIGVIGSRKKTQTINEKLMRFDGFTKEKLEAVYTPIGKAIKAKTPAEIAISIAAELIEVRASDISAT encoded by the coding sequence ATGAAGGATTTATACAAAGCCCTTAAGCTTGCCAAAGAGAGAGGGGAACCTCTGGCAGTGGTGACCATTATTGATTTTCATGGCTCTGCGCCCAGAGGCACCGGGGCCAGGATGATCGTCTGTAAAGACGGCAGCACCACGGGTACTGTGGGCGGCGGCGCCATCGAATATGACGCTCAGCAGGAAGCGCAGAAGCTGTTTGAAACACAGGCCTCCTTTATAAAAGAATACATCCTCAGGCCAAATGAGGCCGCTGATCTCGGCATGGTGTGCGGCGGAAACGCGGCCTTGTATTTCCAGTATTTTTCGCCTGGTAATCCGCAGACAGAAAAGCTGATTGAAGAACTGGGTAGAGCCCTCGAAGCCGGTGGGGATTTCTGGCTTCTGACCTGCTGGGAGGATCCCGCAGTGTTTGAGGTAATGGTAACAGACCAAAAAGCAAAAGAAGATGGCTTTGGGGATGAGGCGTTCACAGAACAGAGCCGGCTGCTCCAGAAAAACAAAACCTGTATTTTTTCACAGCCGTTACGGCAAAATGGGCGGGTTTATGTGTTTGGCGGCGGGCATATCGCTAAGGAGCTGGTGCCAGTGCTCAGCCGTCTGGATTTTAGGTGCGTGGTCATTGACGACCGGGAGGCCTTTGCCAACAAAGAAGCCTTTCCGGAGGCCGAGGCGGTTTTTGTCAGTGATTTTAAAGCGATCCGCACATTTTTAGAGATTGGGCCCTCGGATTATGTGGTCATCATGACCCGGGGACACCAGAACGATTATCTGGTCGAGGCTCAGGTTCTTAAAACAGAAGCCCGCTACATTGGTGTCATTGGCAGCAGGAAAAAAACACAGACCATTAATGAAAAGCTTATGCGTTTTGACGGCTTTACAAAGGAAAAACTGGAGGCAGTTTATACCCCCATCGGAAAAGCAATCAAGGCCAAAACGCCGGCGGAGATAGCCATCAGTATAGCGGCAGAGCTGATCGAGGTAAGGGCGTCGGACATATCCGCAACGTGA